The Desmonostoc muscorum LEGE 12446 genome includes a region encoding these proteins:
- a CDS encoding AAA family ATPase: MVDLASVLTANGKQYYAGKPISLQDCQKYGLSPYLPSPELIKAVNLAIFLEKRPLLLKGEPGCGKTTLAQAVAYELGLPYETWYIKSTTRARDGLYTYDAVGRLHDAQLARMGEASNSKVENLDNYIKLGPLGRAFKNEQRTVVLIDEIDKADIDFPNDLLRELDEQRFTIEEKGEEVKANYPPIVIVTSNDEKDLPDAFLRRCLFYYIQFPYPQLANIVKSHFLESSSDLVEATVKRFSELRQKMEKGKAGKKVSTSELLDWFAVLRQFPEDEVLKQLEGEIPFPEVLLKKWEDHLRYLKYET, translated from the coding sequence ATGGTTGATTTAGCAAGTGTACTCACCGCCAATGGTAAGCAATATTATGCTGGCAAGCCAATTTCACTCCAGGACTGCCAAAAGTATGGGCTTTCTCCTTACTTACCATCACCCGAACTCATCAAAGCTGTTAATCTTGCCATTTTCTTAGAAAAACGTCCCTTATTGCTCAAAGGTGAACCGGGATGCGGTAAAACCACCTTAGCGCAGGCAGTAGCTTACGAGTTGGGTTTACCCTACGAAACTTGGTATATTAAGTCTACAACCAGAGCCAGGGATGGACTCTACACTTACGACGCTGTTGGTCGTTTGCATGATGCTCAACTTGCTCGCATGGGGGAAGCTAGCAATTCCAAAGTCGAGAATTTAGACAATTACATCAAACTGGGGCCTTTGGGACGTGCGTTTAAAAATGAACAACGCACTGTAGTGCTAATTGATGAAATTGATAAAGCTGATATTGACTTCCCCAATGATTTGTTGCGAGAGTTAGATGAACAGAGGTTTACGATTGAAGAAAAGGGAGAAGAAGTAAAAGCAAATTACCCTCCCATTGTCATCGTTACCAGCAACGATGAAAAGGATTTACCTGATGCTTTCCTGCGGCGTTGTCTGTTTTATTATATTCAGTTTCCTTATCCACAGTTAGCTAATATTGTCAAGTCACACTTTTTGGAATCTTCCTCTGATTTGGTGGAGGCTACAGTGAAGCGTTTTAGCGAATTGCGGCAGAAAATGGAGAAGGGGAAAGCAGGGAAAAAAGTTAGCACCAGTGAGTTGCTAGATTGGTTTGCAGTGTTGCGGCAATTTCCTGAAGATGAGGTGTTAAAGCAGTTGGAGGGAGAAATACCTTTTCCAGAAGTTCTGTTGAAAAAATGGGAAGACCATCTGCGGTATTTGAAGTATGAAACTTGA
- a CDS encoding NF041680 family putative transposase: protein MAMPKFNNNQLIAQFQDFRQKIYNCFSSCSDACMDLLDALAGNTGANSIAELSLSPLFPRSYNSIYKAIQKSFNTNIQEKNNEEEEQEEQEKPNNLIRVVSELIKQPQQRPFYLFALDTTPHPRPYARTLAERGYIYQPNTIKGNKPINIGHSYSILSILPEKETGNAAPWSIPISGERVSLDKTGVDVGSEQISSVMSDSSLPWQEKLCVLVADSAYSQRSFLFDQSKHKNVVVIARVRSNRIFYQSPPVDESKKKRGCPKKYGERFNLADVETWHSPDETTQIQQTTCKGRLLNITILAWHQMLMRGTKHQKMYCHPFTLLRIHVTDDTNQSLWKPMWLIVIGEQRGEISPTVANHCYRQRFDIEHMLRFSKQRLLMTQFQTPDVLHEENWIHLVILAYVQLWAARELATHLPRPWERYLEQNNDKIATPSVVQRDFQRIISEIGTPARSPKTRGNSIGRVQGQVQTQRTKHPVVKKKSKSTLAKVKAA from the coding sequence ATGGCTATGCCAAAATTTAATAACAATCAATTAATAGCGCAATTTCAAGATTTTAGACAAAAAATTTACAACTGTTTTTCTTCATGTAGCGACGCCTGTATGGATTTGTTGGATGCGCTTGCGGGTAATACGGGAGCCAATTCAATTGCGGAGTTATCTTTAAGTCCTTTGTTTCCCAGAAGCTATAATTCTATTTATAAAGCAATTCAAAAATCATTTAATACAAATATTCAGGAGAAGAACAATGAAGAAGAAGAACAAGAAGAACAAGAAAAACCCAATAACTTAATTAGGGTGGTATCTGAGTTAATTAAGCAACCACAACAACGCCCTTTTTACTTATTCGCTCTTGATACAACACCGCATCCGCGTCCTTACGCGAGGACTTTAGCTGAACGTGGGTATATTTACCAGCCAAATACTATCAAGGGTAACAAACCGATTAATATTGGTCATTCTTATTCGATACTTTCTATCTTACCAGAGAAAGAAACTGGGAATGCCGCCCCTTGGTCAATACCAATATCAGGAGAAAGGGTATCACTTGATAAAACTGGTGTTGATGTGGGTAGTGAACAAATTTCCTCAGTAATGTCTGATTCATCACTGCCCTGGCAGGAAAAATTGTGCGTCTTAGTAGCAGATAGCGCCTATAGTCAGCGTTCATTTCTGTTTGACCAATCCAAACACAAAAATGTGGTAGTGATAGCCAGAGTTCGTAGTAATCGAATTTTCTACCAATCTCCACCCGTTGATGAGTCAAAGAAAAAACGTGGTTGTCCAAAAAAATACGGTGAACGGTTTAATTTAGCTGATGTTGAAACTTGGCACTCTCCCGACGAGACAACACAAATTCAGCAGACAACCTGTAAGGGTCGTCTTTTAAACATCACCATACTCGCTTGGCATCAAATGTTGATGAGGGGAACCAAGCACCAAAAAATGTATTGTCATCCTTTTACTCTGCTCAGAATTCATGTGACTGATGATACTAATCAATCTCTCTGGAAACCAATGTGGTTAATTGTCATAGGTGAGCAACGTGGAGAAATCTCACCTACGGTTGCAAACCATTGCTATAGACAAAGGTTTGATATTGAACACATGCTGCGATTTAGCAAGCAGCGTTTGTTGATGACGCAGTTTCAAACTCCAGATGTTTTGCATGAGGAAAATTGGATACATTTAGTAATCCTAGCTTACGTACAGTTGTGGGCGGCAAGGGAGTTAGCAACACACTTACCCAGGCCATGGGAGCGTTATTTAGAACAAAACAATGATAAAATTGCCACTCCAAGTGTAGTGCAACGCGATTTTCAGAGAATTATTTCAGAGATTGGTACACCCGCTCGTTCTCCCAAAACCAGAGGAAATTCCATCGGTCGAGTTCAAGGTCAAGTTCAAACACAACGAACTAAGCATCCTGTTGTCAAGAAGAAGTCAAAATCAACACTCGCTAAAGTCAAAGCCGCATAA
- a CDS encoding XRE family transcriptional regulator — MAINSDLMQKILPLLTQHFKDEKDCQSYLAKAFGLNETISKRIAWNTSKDIFITDMVKVLDIYSEITPGKPAICALLTEIRKDVGVDIQRNIDKIIAEFQGFQTPAHLLFDLLLQMDFKSQARLVKKVMELHRTAAFLVHGEPYCGQQLLVNRLFRLKPEWKNISPIKIDVSHNGAGRSIPHLWRQLASWFHLPKDVKPKEITHKICDRLLTKDVILIFYTVDYMPPKVLVAWLQEFWEPLVTQVEANSLPTQHNTHLLMFLVDNSGSVCESNVLLAKQFDEPEYPRIPLHLPPVSPFGLDVLDDWIDMVTAMESMRIPTGLTAKILLEKTENGVPEFVYEEICCHCGHSWEGELAKWLI; from the coding sequence ATGGCAATAAATAGTGATTTAATGCAAAAAATATTGCCTCTTCTCACCCAACATTTCAAGGATGAGAAGGATTGCCAATCCTATTTAGCTAAAGCTTTTGGTCTTAATGAAACTATATCCAAGCGTATTGCTTGGAATACTTCAAAAGATATTTTTATAACTGATATGGTTAAGGTGCTAGATATCTATAGCGAAATTACCCCCGGCAAACCTGCAATTTGTGCTTTACTAACAGAAATCCGTAAAGATGTCGGCGTAGATATCCAGAGAAACATTGATAAAATTATCGCAGAATTTCAAGGTTTTCAAACACCAGCGCATTTACTATTTGACCTGCTGTTGCAAATGGATTTTAAGTCGCAGGCGCGGTTAGTTAAAAAAGTTATGGAATTACACCGAACTGCTGCTTTTTTAGTTCACGGCGAACCTTACTGCGGACAGCAACTTTTGGTAAATCGTTTGTTCCGGTTGAAGCCAGAGTGGAAAAATATCTCGCCAATTAAAATCGACGTAAGTCACAACGGTGCAGGTAGAAGTATCCCTCACCTGTGGCGACAGCTAGCATCTTGGTTTCATTTACCGAAAGATGTAAAACCAAAGGAGATTACTCACAAAATTTGCGATCGCCTGCTAACTAAAGATGTGATTTTGATATTTTACACCGTGGATTATATGCCGCCAAAAGTTCTAGTGGCATGGCTGCAAGAATTTTGGGAACCACTGGTGACACAAGTTGAAGCAAATTCCCTTCCGACTCAACATAATACACATTTACTAATGTTTCTGGTAGATAATAGCGGCAGTGTTTGTGAGTCAAATGTCCTGTTGGCAAAGCAATTCGATGAACCGGAGTATCCCCGCATCCCTCTGCACTTACCACCCGTTAGTCCCTTTGGGTTAGATGTCTTAGATGATTGGATTGACATGGTGACGGCGATGGAGAGTATGCGAATACCTACTGGATTAACAGCCAAAATATTGTTAGAGAAAACAGAAAACGGTGTCCCAGAATTTGTTTATGAAGAAATTTGCTGCCACTGTGGTCATAGTTGGGAAGGAGAGTTAGCGAAATGGTTGATTTAG
- a CDS encoding Hsp70 family protein codes for MLVGGQTRLPAIKEALRDRYGWTINDSVNPDEAVARGAAVQGARLCGYLREEVKLWDITPLSLGIELANSKMDAIICANEPIPVTKWRKGSQAFTTQRDGQESIRFRIYQGERPIAGDNEFIGEVVLNLATTRPAGEVRVNCMFKVDHDGILHVLAEDITTDGQPVEKTFDRFYRLTQQEVDQKLEEAKVHENEDAVTNRIFQLEEEITRLQRVINQDKTSDNLLLETGSNAKMLDHRFLGQGEQGEQGEQGE; via the coding sequence TTGTTAGTTGGTGGACAAACCAGATTACCTGCTATTAAGGAAGCACTGCGCGATCGCTACGGTTGGACAATCAACGATTCTGTAAACCCAGACGAAGCTGTAGCTAGAGGTGCGGCGGTTCAGGGGGCAAGATTATGTGGTTATCTTCGGGAGGAGGTGAAACTCTGGGACATAACACCCTTGTCTTTGGGAATTGAATTGGCTAACAGCAAGATGGATGCGATTATTTGTGCCAATGAACCGATACCAGTTACCAAGTGGCGCAAGGGTTCCCAAGCTTTTACTACTCAGCGTGACGGACAAGAAAGTATCCGCTTCCGCATTTATCAAGGTGAACGACCAATTGCAGGGGACAATGAATTTATCGGTGAAGTGGTTCTCAACCTAGCAACTACTCGTCCGGCTGGGGAGGTTCGGGTTAATTGTATGTTCAAAGTTGACCATGATGGTATTCTCCATGTATTAGCAGAAGATATCACCACCGATGGACAACCTGTAGAGAAGACATTTGACCGCTTTTATCGCTTGACTCAACAAGAGGTAGACCAGAAACTTGAAGAAGCGAAAGTGCATGAAAATGAAGACGCTGTTACCAATCGGATTTTTCAGTTGGAAGAAGAAATAACCCGACTGCAACGTGTGATTAATCAAGATAAAACATCTGACAATCTACTGTTAGAAACTGGGAGCAACGCGAAAATGTTAGATCATCGCTTTTTGGGGCAGGGGGAGCAGGGGGAGCAGGGGGAGCAGGGGGAGTAA
- a CDS encoding HipA-like protein → MTSEFPILLVTQKAYEASSNETLGSKYKFWFDHEELGRCLYKQSRENLGEDWAEKVASELCELLGLPHAVYELASTWEGSRGVVSPNFLSQGGTLVHGNELLSSIVPNYPAFGTYGISQHTIDVVLRAIAGESVNLPIDWTPPSGIQTAVDVFVGYLLLDVWVGNGDRHHENWGIVRMKTASTSEETEHLAPSYDHASSLGRDLSDSQRQKRSVAAYANKCFSAFYGSVDDRKTLKTFDVFSLVANRYPEAACVWLARLENISQANILDIFNRINRSRISPEASNFAQSILEINKHRLLTLRETLS, encoded by the coding sequence ATGACCTCGGAATTTCCAATTTTACTTGTTACACAAAAAGCTTATGAAGCATCCTCAAATGAAACTTTAGGTAGCAAATATAAGTTTTGGTTTGACCACGAAGAACTTGGTCGTTGTCTTTATAAGCAAAGCCGAGAAAACCTGGGGGAAGACTGGGCAGAAAAAGTCGCATCAGAATTATGCGAACTATTGGGACTTCCCCATGCTGTTTATGAATTGGCTTCAACTTGGGAAGGCTCACGCGGTGTAGTCTCACCCAACTTTTTATCACAAGGGGGGACGCTTGTTCATGGTAACGAGCTTCTTTCCTCAATTGTGCCGAACTACCCTGCGTTTGGGACTTATGGTATATCACAACATACAATAGATGTAGTGCTGAGGGCGATCGCAGGCGAATCTGTAAATTTACCCATTGATTGGACACCGCCCTCTGGCATCCAAACAGCAGTAGATGTGTTTGTTGGCTATCTTCTGCTAGATGTGTGGGTTGGTAATGGAGACCGTCACCACGAAAACTGGGGGATTGTCCGAATGAAAACAGCATCGACTTCAGAAGAAACGGAACACCTAGCACCTAGTTACGACCATGCTTCAAGTTTAGGACGCGACCTCTCTGACTCTCAAAGACAGAAACGCTCAGTTGCGGCTTATGCAAACAAATGTTTCTCAGCATTTTATGGCAGTGTTGATGATAGAAAGACTCTTAAAACTTTTGATGTGTTCTCACTCGTTGCTAATCGCTATCCCGAAGCAGCTTGTGTGTGGTTGGCGCGACTTGAAAATATTTCCCAAGCCAATATTTTAGATATTTTTAATCGCATTAACCGCTCGCGCATCTCTCCCGAAGCAAGTAATTTTGCTCAGTCCATTCTGGAAATCAATAAACACAGGCTACTTACCTTGAGGGAAACACTATCTTGA
- a CDS encoding trypsin-like peptidase domain-containing protein, with translation MTVQLSTPDFQRLTRIIQNLSDFANVRDRRRLVAGALQGVAQADIILARLDLDGAPMGVSVEVVRFLAQFGRVAYDKEALAVFLNYIQPYTGDEDKDFIVELFQNYPLDVPVSPSRGIGNWKGMDSTADIKEKIIGENTLRDIYILNLALEASKAVVRIATLKGAGTGFMIAPDLLMTNNHVIKTQEVAEKSNFSFNYQLDINGKECPTQIIGALPDGAFYTNEELDYTVVTLKEVPDFGKPLIFKSKLMRRDDRVAIIQHPGGHLKKISIQNNFVAYADNQVLQYTTSTEPGSSGSPVFDDDFQVVGIHHSGGMLVEPNTQQRYLRNAGTSAIALLNDLKNNVPEIYTRLAK, from the coding sequence GTGACCGTACAGCTATCTACACCTGACTTCCAACGCCTTACCCGTATCATACAGAATTTATCAGACTTTGCTAATGTGCGCGATCGCCGTCGTTTAGTCGCAGGTGCATTACAAGGTGTAGCCCAAGCAGATATTATCCTGGCGCGGTTAGATTTGGATGGTGCGCCGATGGGTGTTTCTGTGGAAGTGGTGCGATTTTTAGCTCAATTTGGACGAGTCGCTTACGATAAAGAAGCCCTCGCTGTCTTCCTCAACTATATTCAGCCTTACACTGGGGATGAAGATAAAGACTTTATCGTAGAATTATTTCAGAACTACCCGCTTGATGTTCCAGTCAGTCCTAGCCGTGGAATTGGCAACTGGAAGGGAATGGATAGTACCGCTGATATCAAAGAAAAGATTATTGGGGAAAATACATTACGCGATATCTACATTTTAAACCTGGCTCTGGAAGCATCAAAAGCTGTGGTGCGTATTGCTACTCTCAAAGGTGCGGGTACAGGGTTTATGATTGCACCTGATTTACTAATGACGAACAATCACGTCATTAAAACTCAGGAAGTAGCAGAAAAAAGTAATTTTAGCTTCAACTATCAACTGGATATCAACGGTAAAGAATGCCCAACACAGATTATTGGGGCTTTACCGGATGGTGCTTTTTACACTAACGAAGAACTGGACTATACAGTAGTAACCCTGAAAGAAGTACCCGACTTCGGCAAACCCTTAATCTTCAAAAGTAAATTAATGCGGCGAGATGACCGCGTAGCAATTATTCAGCATCCTGGCGGTCATTTGAAGAAAATCTCTATACAGAATAACTTTGTTGCTTACGCCGATAATCAAGTATTGCAATATACTACTAGTACAGAACCAGGTTCATCGGGGTCGCCTGTTTTCGATGATGATTTTCAGGTGGTTGGTATTCACCATAGCGGTGGTATGTTAGTAGAACCAAATACCCAACAAAGGTATTTACGTAATGCAGGAACGAGTGCGATCGCATTGTTGAATGACCTGAAAAACAACGTACCAGAAATTTATACTCGTTTAGCGAAGTAG
- a CDS encoding NACHT domain-containing protein has translation MVKLDPSTINKFVEILRPFVESEKERQSFLIAALGNDAPALQHISCGGSVATFIPHMLSKLAYFGGREALCAVLEYAREQMSVHENIQQRIDKLIRQLNLPASTTNDVDGLVQKVRNGLYDRIQNLHGTIQLLDIAHPVEIDRLYVDVNILEEPCSYSRLEIDELLRGREQREDFNRFGLSKVRERVTGLQAVKKYTKLMILGKPGSGKTTFLQHVVIECNQGYLLADRIPILIRLRDFVRQAKRVSNFSFDSHISSYLREVASQQEVTALLSAGKFLLLLDGLDEVPEENSDAVVDEIEFFLDNYDQNNFIITCRVQAQKYRLNRFNYVEVADFNSEQIVKFAHKWFAANSRNGLQEAETKSSKLIELFNLPETQKIKELVVTPILLSLTCRVFDDKGKFYSKQSELYEQGLEILLSKWDDSRRIKRYSVYQNLSIEQKRKLLTYLAVRKFEQEQYMLFEQDEIQSYIAEYLDISLEDSQTLLESIEAQHGLIVERAQRIYSFSHLTFQEYFAAKWFVERSHWKELVSHITDKQWREVFLLSAEMQTKVDSFILLMKQKVDAIVAADEKLQKILAWANQKSTLVDKICKSAAIRAFYLSIEVQNSFDDHLSCLIIPSFNPGISRSLQVDHLLYRCVFHSRSPDFSRPLYTSGSSSSFCMSITCITTTYLDFEMFLGELLKDSLNLQPQLKEALIKLKNKLPNGQERIKYQQFWNEHSKAWIEELIITMNSYCQICQDWQLNNEEKELFKQYYNANNLLVDCLNRVIAMSDDVRQEIEETLFLPIAEIEKRKH, from the coding sequence ATGGTGAAATTAGACCCCAGCACTATCAATAAATTTGTAGAAATCCTCAGACCATTTGTAGAGTCTGAGAAAGAACGCCAATCTTTCCTAATCGCTGCCCTGGGTAACGATGCACCTGCGTTGCAACACATTAGTTGCGGTGGTTCTGTAGCAACTTTTATACCCCATATGTTGAGTAAGCTAGCATATTTTGGTGGTAGAGAAGCACTTTGCGCGGTCTTGGAATATGCGCGGGAGCAAATGAGCGTCCATGAAAATATTCAGCAACGTATTGATAAACTTATTCGTCAACTTAATTTACCAGCTTCTACAACAAACGATGTTGATGGGCTTGTGCAAAAAGTAAGGAATGGTCTATATGATAGAATCCAAAACTTGCATGGAACCATACAATTATTAGATATCGCCCATCCAGTAGAAATTGACCGTCTTTATGTTGATGTCAATATTCTTGAGGAACCTTGTAGCTACTCTCGTTTAGAAATTGATGAGTTGTTACGGGGTCGTGAGCAAAGAGAAGATTTTAATCGTTTTGGTTTATCCAAAGTGCGCGAGCGAGTCACGGGACTTCAAGCGGTAAAGAAATACACAAAATTAATGATATTAGGAAAACCGGGATCGGGGAAAACTACCTTTTTGCAGCACGTTGTTATTGAATGTAATCAGGGCTATTTGCTAGCTGACCGTATACCAATTTTAATTCGGCTTAGGGATTTTGTAAGACAAGCCAAAAGAGTAAGTAATTTTAGTTTCGATTCTCATATAAGTTCCTACTTGCGGGAAGTTGCTTCTCAACAAGAAGTGACAGCGCTACTTTCAGCAGGTAAGTTTTTATTGCTACTGGATGGACTTGACGAAGTTCCGGAAGAAAACAGTGATGCAGTGGTAGATGAGATTGAGTTTTTTCTAGATAACTATGACCAAAATAACTTTATTATTACCTGCCGAGTTCAAGCGCAAAAATACAGACTCAATCGTTTTAACTATGTCGAAGTTGCTGATTTTAATTCGGAACAAATAGTAAAATTTGCTCACAAATGGTTTGCTGCTAATTCTCGGAATGGATTACAGGAAGCCGAAACAAAATCATCAAAGTTAATAGAGCTATTTAACTTGCCAGAAACCCAAAAAATTAAAGAATTAGTAGTTACCCCCATTTTGCTAAGTTTAACCTGTAGAGTATTTGATGACAAAGGTAAATTTTACTCGAAACAATCTGAACTTTATGAACAAGGATTAGAAATCCTACTGTCAAAGTGGGATGATTCTAGGAGAATTAAGCGTTATTCAGTTTACCAAAATTTATCTATCGAACAGAAGCGGAAACTATTAACTTATTTAGCTGTTCGTAAATTTGAACAAGAGCAATATATGTTGTTTGAACAAGATGAAATTCAAAGTTACATAGCTGAGTATCTTGATATTTCGCTAGAAGATAGTCAAACACTACTTGAGTCAATAGAAGCACAGCATGGTTTAATAGTAGAACGGGCACAGCGAATTTACTCTTTTTCTCACTTGACATTTCAGGAATATTTTGCAGCTAAATGGTTTGTCGAACGTTCTCACTGGAAAGAATTGGTTAGTCATATTACTGATAAACAGTGGCGAGAAGTATTTTTACTATCAGCAGAGATGCAGACGAAAGTAGATAGTTTTATTTTGTTAATGAAACAAAAAGTTGATGCAATAGTTGCTGCTGATGAAAAATTACAAAAAATTCTTGCCTGGGCAAATCAAAAATCTACTTTAGTCGATAAAATTTGTAAATCAGCCGCAATTAGAGCTTTTTATCTATCCATTGAAGTACAAAACTCATTTGACGACCATCTATCGTGTCTTATCATACCTTCATTTAATCCTGGTATATCTCGTTCCTTACAAGTAGATCATTTATTATACCGTTGCGTCTTTCACTCTCGCAGCCCAGATTTTAGCCGACCGCTCTACACTTCTGGCTCAAGCAGTTCATTCTGTATGTCTATAACTTGTATAACAACCACATATTTAGATTTTGAAATGTTTCTTGGTGAACTTCTTAAAGACTCGCTTAACCTCCAACCACAACTAAAAGAAGCATTAATTAAACTCAAAAATAAATTACCAAATGGACAGGAAAGAATAAAATATCAACAGTTCTGGAATGAACACAGTAAAGCTTGGATAGAAGAATTGATAATAACTATGAATAGTTATTGTCAAATATGTCAAGATTGGCAATTAAATAATGAGGAGAAAGAATTATTTAAACAGTATTATAATGCAAATAATTTGTTAGTAGATTGTCTAAATAGAGTTATTGCGATGAGTGATGATGTGAGACAGGAAATTGAGGAAACATTGTTTCTACCCATCGCCGAAATCGAAAAGCGCAAACATTAA
- a CDS encoding HIRAN domain-containing protein → MKTTKTLFLAWQDPISRFWFTIGRLTFDQGIYQFVYTQGVKEAEEKSAFKPLSSFPRLDEIYTSTQLFPVFANRLMSRSRPDYSSFIEWLNIPNDENDPITILARSGGERETDTLAVFPCPEVDEQGQYHLYFFLHGLRHLPSSAIERINQLEFGQKLWLAHEFQNPYDSQALILDTEDHYIVGYCPRYLLAEIFELLEQNSNLEVQVERVNKPPTPLQFRLLCKMSVDAQDDFRPFSSRQYQPLVAQIATAIKST, encoded by the coding sequence TTGAAGACAACGAAAACATTATTTTTAGCTTGGCAAGACCCTATTAGTCGCTTTTGGTTTACCATTGGTCGGTTAACCTTTGACCAAGGTATTTATCAATTTGTCTATACCCAAGGTGTAAAAGAGGCTGAAGAGAAATCTGCTTTTAAACCTTTGTCGTCTTTTCCACGCTTAGATGAAATCTATACATCAACTCAGTTATTTCCAGTGTTTGCTAATCGGTTAATGTCGCGATCGCGTCCCGATTATTCAAGTTTTATTGAATGGCTCAATATTCCGAATGATGAAAATGACCCAATTACAATTTTAGCCCGCAGTGGGGGCGAACGAGAAACAGATACACTCGCCGTTTTTCCTTGTCCAGAAGTTGATGAACAAGGACAGTACCATCTTTACTTTTTCTTGCATGGGTTACGACATCTGCCAAGTAGCGCTATTGAGCGGATTAATCAGCTTGAATTTGGGCAAAAGTTATGGCTAGCTCACGAATTTCAAAACCCCTATGATTCTCAGGCTTTAATTCTAGACACCGAAGACCATTACATTGTTGGTTATTGTCCGCGATATTTGCTTGCAGAAATTTTTGAGTTACTTGAACAAAATTCTAACTTAGAGGTGCAGGTAGAGCGTGTCAATAAACCTCCAACTCCGCTCCAATTTCGCTTGCTGTGTAAAATGAGTGTTGATGCTCAAGATGATTTTCGTCCCTTCTCAAGTCGTCAGTATCAGCCACTTGTTGCACAGATTGCAACTGCTATAAAATCTACTTGA
- a CDS encoding clostripain-related cysteine peptidase: MTQNNRRWTMMVYMAGDNGKVFEQLQGKRLMAPMEAQGYQDIAEMEAVGSTPDVAVLVQFDTLSDREHTYRIYIRPSEEPRQIENIPEQNTGDPRSLRDFIVWGIENYPAENYAVILWNHGTGWKEDDIYAFARSRGVQVQASEDEVRSLTRNNRRLSRAFFLSSITEVLELDDEDSRAIAFDDSSLDFLDNAKLQQAFQEAEAITGKKVSLIGMDACLMGMVEVAYQLRTNANYMVASQEVEPLTGYPYIAILQNLTAHPEMTSEVLAKLIVQEYGRYYEGESRGSVTQITQSATNLRVVEKLAEALGRLADILRQLVVEEDIYTEKALYHAQRKAVRFKDSDFVDLYDFLSVLRDKYAGNSDELTQVIDEVMDLMIVKVEPQLILANMTSGVRFERVKGLSIYSPMRGYCQFYERSDFASCGWGEFLQRLNDLV, translated from the coding sequence ATGACTCAAAATAATCGTCGCTGGACTATGATGGTCTACATGGCCGGAGACAACGGCAAGGTTTTCGAGCAACTTCAAGGTAAACGCTTGATGGCTCCGATGGAGGCGCAAGGCTATCAAGACATTGCAGAGATGGAAGCTGTGGGGTCTACTCCAGATGTGGCTGTTTTGGTGCAGTTTGATACTTTATCTGACCGCGAACACACATACCGCATATATATTCGCCCTTCAGAAGAACCCAGGCAAATTGAAAATATCCCAGAGCAGAATACGGGCGATCCTCGCTCATTACGAGACTTTATTGTTTGGGGAATTGAAAATTATCCCGCAGAAAACTACGCGGTGATTTTGTGGAATCACGGTACTGGTTGGAAAGAAGATGACATCTATGCTTTTGCGCGATCGCGTGGTGTTCAAGTGCAGGCGAGTGAAGATGAAGTGCGTTCCCTTACCCGAAATAATCGAAGATTGTCTCGTGCTTTTTTCCTTTCCTCAATTACGGAAGTGCTGGAACTAGATGATGAAGATTCACGAGCGATCGCTTTTGATGATTCGTCTTTAGACTTCCTGGATAATGCCAAACTTCAGCAGGCTTTTCAGGAAGCAGAAGCGATTACGGGTAAAAAAGTTAGCTTAATTGGCATGGATGCCTGTTTAATGGGCATGGTGGAAGTGGCTTACCAGTTGCGAACAAATGCTAATTATATGGTTGCATCGCAAGAGGTAGAACCCCTAACAGGTTATCCCTACATAGCAATTTTGCAGAATTTAACCGCCCATCCAGAAATGACATCGGAAGTATTGGCAAAGTTAATTGTACAGGAGTACGGGCGTTACTATGAGGGAGAATCGCGGGGCAGTGTCACTCAAATTACTCAATCAGCGACTAATTTGAGAGTAGTTGAAAAACTAGCTGAGGCGTTGGGAAGATTGGCAGATATTTTGCGTCAATTGGTGGTAGAAGAAGATATTTATACTGAGAAAGCGCTGTACCATGCTCAACGTAAAGCCGTGCGTTTTAAGGATAGTGATTTTGTAGATTTATATGACTTTTTAAGTGTTTTACGGGATAAATATGCTGGGAATAGTGATGAATTAACCCAGGTTATTGATGAAGTGATGGATTTGATGATTGTTAAAGTTGAACCGCAATTAATTTTAGCAAATATGACTTCAGGTGTGAGATTTGAACGTGTGAAGGGGCTGTCGATTTATTCGCCAATGAGAGGTTATTGTCAGTTTTACGAGAGGTCAGATTTTGCTAGTTGTGGGTGGGGAGAGTTTTTGCAGAGGCTTAATGATTTGGTTTAA